From Polaribacter butkevichii, a single genomic window includes:
- a CDS encoding mechanosensitive ion channel family protein, which produces METTTEALKNFYNSISSGLADWGLQLIGAIAALIIGLWIIRMIMKGISKAFEKTKLDETLQPFLLTTIGFILKLLLIISIAGIVGLPMASFAALLAGVGLAIGAAFNGSLGHIASGIMLLIFKPFKVGDLIKTNGAFGFVKEISVFVTVIETFQNETEIIPNSAITSNKITNLTKIGNLRIDMPFAIRYGSDIEKAKQIVLDVLKKDKNVLQEGANAPRVAVNNLGVNSVELLALPYANCENYWDVYWDTRQEIVQALGNANYEAPLPQRVVTMTK; this is translated from the coding sequence ATGGAAACAACAACAGAAGCTTTAAAAAATTTTTACAATTCAATTTCTTCAGGTTTAGCAGATTGGGGACTTCAATTAATTGGTGCTATCGCAGCCTTAATTATAGGGTTATGGATTATTAGGATGATTATGAAAGGAATCTCTAAAGCGTTTGAAAAAACAAAATTAGACGAAACTTTACAACCTTTTCTATTAACAACTATTGGGTTTATTTTAAAATTATTATTAATTATTTCTATTGCAGGAATTGTAGGTTTACCGATGGCTTCTTTTGCAGCTTTATTAGCAGGTGTTGGTTTAGCAATTGGTGCGGCTTTTAATGGTTCTTTAGGGCATATTGCTTCTGGTATTATGTTGCTTATTTTTAAACCATTTAAGGTGGGAGATTTAATTAAAACAAATGGAGCATTTGGTTTTGTAAAAGAAATTTCTGTTTTTGTTACAGTTATAGAAACGTTTCAAAATGAAACAGAAATTATTCCAAACTCTGCAATTACATCAAATAAAATTACCAATTTAACTAAAATAGGTAATTTACGTATAGACATGCCGTTTGCTATTAGATATGGTTCGGATATTGAAAAAGCTAAACAAATTGTTTTAGATGTACTTAAAAAAGATAAAAATGTTTTACAAGAAGGGGCAAATGCACCAAGAGTTGCTGTAAATAATTTAGGCGTTAATAGTGTAGAATTGTTAGCATTACCTTATGCAAATTGTGAGAATTATTGGGATGTTTATTGGGATACAAGACAAGAAATTGTACAAGCTCTTGGTAATGCAAATTACGAAGCACCTTTACCACAACGTGTGGTTACCATGACAAAATAA
- a CDS encoding glycosyltransferase, with the protein MILSVLFYLFVVFTGIQLVYYFIFSSFLFDTKKDKKKDVDIPISVIVCAKNEAENLKKFLPSILNQAYTNFEVILIDDASSDETAEVMASFKEKHDNIKIISVENIEAFWGNKKYALTLGIKGAKNDHLLFTDADCKPVSKYWISEMVRNFTKEKTIILGYGKYKKEKSLVNLFVRFETLLTAIQYFSYAKLGAPYMGVGRNLAYHRSEFFNVKGFINHIHIKSGDDDLFIQDAATKENTTFSISKKSFTESLAPKSFAEWFQQKRRHISTSKHYKTKHKFFLGFFFVTKVFFYLLAIILFFLYSWKIILPIFLTYYLVQFIVIGFSSKKLNEPTITYFLPFLEIGLLIFQFSIFITNLSSKPNHWK; encoded by the coding sequence ATGATTTTATCTGTACTTTTCTACTTATTTGTAGTATTTACAGGAATTCAGCTTGTCTATTATTTTATTTTTTCTTCATTTTTATTTGACACAAAAAAAGATAAAAAAAAAGACGTTGATATTCCTATTTCCGTTATTGTTTGCGCAAAAAATGAAGCTGAAAATCTAAAAAAATTTTTACCTTCAATTTTAAACCAAGCATATACCAATTTCGAAGTTATTTTAATTGATGACGCTTCTTCTGATGAAACTGCTGAAGTAATGGCATCTTTTAAAGAGAAACACGATAATATTAAAATTATTAGTGTTGAAAACATTGAAGCTTTTTGGGGAAATAAAAAATACGCACTTACTCTAGGTATTAAAGGTGCAAAAAATGATCATTTACTATTTACAGATGCAGATTGCAAACCAGTATCTAAATACTGGATTTCTGAAATGGTTAGAAATTTCACTAAAGAAAAAACCATTATTTTAGGATATGGTAAATATAAAAAGGAAAAATCATTGGTAAACCTTTTTGTAAGATTCGAAACCCTATTAACTGCCATTCAGTATTTTAGTTATGCAAAATTAGGTGCTCCTTATATGGGGGTTGGTAGAAATTTAGCCTATCATAGGTCTGAGTTTTTTAATGTAAAAGGTTTTATAAATCACATACATATTAAATCTGGAGATGATGATTTATTTATTCAAGATGCTGCCACTAAAGAAAACACCACGTTTTCTATCTCTAAAAAAAGTTTTACAGAATCACTAGCCCCAAAAAGCTTTGCAGAATGGTTTCAACAAAAAAGAAGACACATTTCTACATCTAAACATTATAAAACAAAACACAAATTCTTTTTAGGTTTCTTTTTTGTAACAAAGGTTTTCTTTTATCTTTTAGCAATCATTCTATTTTTCTTGTATTCTTGGAAAATTATATTACCCATCTTTTTAACCTATTATCTGGTTCAATTTATTGTGATAGGATTTTCTTCAAAAAAATTGAACGAACCAACCATTACTTATTTTTTACCTTTTTTAGAAATAGGCTTACTAATTTTCCAATTTTCGATATTTATCACTAATTTGTCGTCAAAACCAAATCATTGGAAATAA
- a CDS encoding YHYH protein encodes MKKYFIPILASILFIGCKSQATKHTHNGETESHTHIGAGYFDSYSLISKIFGTKTIVTVSDNERKMVTNALPDHKTGAFPRKGNPNTISAQNKTYTFPVNPKYTGKSTWVREPGVALNGVKFEPGTAEVVVCETGENYRVEAFQDVIDLGLDFNHAHVQPTGEYHYHGTPTSVIEEFDTGKDLVHVGFAHDGFPIYYSKSNAYKPSYKLLEGTREGEDCVYENPKETIKIALNDDHDGTYGSDFEYVANSGDLDECNGITIDGKYMYLVTNEFPYVSRCLMGEIKETERRGPPREGNEGRKEGGRKGFDELLKMMDTNKDGKLSEKEVKGPLKEHFAKVDSNKDGYISKEELEKGAKPNRK; translated from the coding sequence ATGAAAAAGTATTTCATACCCATATTAGCCAGTATTCTATTTATAGGCTGTAAAAGTCAAGCAACCAAGCATACGCATAATGGAGAAACAGAAAGTCACACACACATAGGTGCAGGCTACTTTGACTCTTATAGTTTGATCAGTAAAATTTTTGGAACAAAGACTATTGTTACTGTATCAGACAATGAGCGAAAAATGGTTACAAATGCATTGCCAGATCATAAAACAGGAGCTTTTCCAAGAAAAGGAAATCCGAATACAATTTCTGCACAGAATAAAACATACACCTTTCCTGTAAACCCCAAGTATACAGGGAAGTCAACTTGGGTTAGAGAACCAGGAGTTGCGTTAAACGGAGTAAAGTTTGAACCAGGAACCGCAGAAGTTGTTGTTTGTGAAACAGGAGAAAACTATAGAGTAGAAGCTTTTCAGGATGTCATAGATCTCGGGCTCGATTTTAATCATGCGCACGTACAGCCAACAGGAGAGTATCATTATCACGGAACTCCAACTTCTGTAATAGAAGAATTTGATACCGGAAAAGATTTGGTACACGTTGGTTTTGCTCACGATGGTTTTCCTATTTATTATTCTAAAAGTAATGCTTACAAACCGAGTTATAAATTATTAGAAGGTACGAGAGAGGGAGAAGATTGTGTTTATGAAAATCCGAAAGAAACCATAAAAATAGCTTTAAACGACGATCATGATGGAACGTACGGTTCAGATTTTGAATATGTAGCAAATTCGGGTGATTTAGATGAATGTAACGGAATTACAATAGATGGAAAATATATGTATTTGGTTACAAATGAGTTTCCGTATGTAAGCAGATGTTTAATGGGAGAGATTAAAGAAACTGAAAGAAGAGGTCCGCCTAGAGAGGGAAATGAAGGAAGAAAAGAAGGTGGACGTAAAGGTTTTGATGAACTATTAAAAATGATGGATACTAATAAAGATGGAAAGTTATCAGAAAAAGAAGTTAAGGGGCCATTAAAAGAACATTTTGCTAAGGTTGATAGTAACAAAGACGGATACATTTCTAAAGAAGAATTAGAGAAAGGTGCAAAACCAAATAGAAAATAA
- a CDS encoding EF-hand domain-containing protein — translation MKKSTNKILAVLIVSFGLSVSTFAQAGNSDEKPKGPPTFKQLLKEFDANEDGKISQKEVKGPLAKDFKKIDTNEDGFISEKELKDAPKPERRERPRN, via the coding sequence ATGAAAAAATCAACAAATAAAATTTTAGCAGTATTAATAGTTTCTTTTGGTTTATCAGTATCAACTTTTGCACAAGCAGGCAATTCTGATGAAAAACCAAAAGGACCACCAACATTTAAACAACTTTTAAAAGAGTTTGATGCTAATGAAGATGGTAAAATTTCTCAAAAAGAAGTAAAAGGGCCTTTGGCAAAAGATTTTAAAAAAATAGATACCAATGAAGATGGTTTTATCTCAGAAAAAGAACTGAAAGATGCCCCAAAACCAGAAAGAAGAGAAAGACCAAGAAATTAA
- a CDS encoding membrane or secreted protein: MKLIFITIGLLAVGVAGIAIKIWAKKDGKFAGTCASQNPVLNKTGEPCGFCGKAPDQFDSCAEPQHN; encoded by the coding sequence ATGAAATTAATATTTATTACTATAGGTTTATTAGCAGTTGGTGTTGCTGGGATTGCTATTAAAATTTGGGCAAAAAAAGATGGTAAATTTGCAGGTACTTGTGCAAGTCAAAACCCAGTGTTAAACAAAACCGGAGAACCTTGTGGCTTTTGCGGAAAAGCTCCTGATCAGTTTGATTCTTGTGCCGAACCACAACATAATTAA
- a CDS encoding YHYH protein codes for MKNQFIKTTSLIVLLFSAFVSCTSDTEENATDVDVSDTDTVITELHAAYAEFNTDATDIYLSNGGTTVTIETTGLPNHETVYWGEGNELYREESGVATTPSIISSNNNATTITVDATPNLTGSTVSTQLNTIGIAVSGASIFNDQEGNGALDQAAASLDWTGAHIGPGVYHYHLEPKAFSNDDKNLVGILLDGVFLYGRKCNATGTYPTDLDTSGGHTSVTQHSDGIEEYHYHIINELYATTGSYIAFEGPYQGY; via the coding sequence ATGAAAAACCAATTTATCAAAACCACATCACTTATTGTATTACTTTTTTCTGCCTTTGTTTCTTGTACTTCAGATACAGAAGAGAATGCGACAGATGTAGATGTTAGCGATACTGATACCGTAATTACAGAATTACATGCAGCGTATGCCGAGTTTAATACAGATGCTACAGATATTTATTTATCTAACGGAGGTACCACTGTTACCATAGAAACCACAGGTTTGCCAAATCATGAAACTGTTTATTGGGGAGAAGGAAATGAATTATATAGAGAAGAATCCGGTGTAGCTACAACGCCTTCTATTATTTCTAGTAATAATAATGCAACCACCATTACGGTAGATGCTACTCCAAATTTAACAGGTAGTACAGTTAGTACGCAATTAAACACAATAGGTATTGCAGTTAGTGGAGCTTCTATATTTAACGATCAAGAAGGAAACGGAGCTTTAGATCAAGCGGCAGCAAGTTTAGATTGGACAGGAGCACACATTGGACCTGGAGTATATCATTACCATTTAGAACCAAAAGCATTTTCTAATGATGATAAGAACTTAGTTGGTATTTTATTAGATGGAGTTTTCTTATATGGTAGAAAATGTAACGCTACCGGTACGTATCCTACAGATTTAGATACTTCTGGAGGTCATACTTCTGTAACACAACATTCAGATGGAATAGAGGAGTATCATTACCATATTATTAACGAATTATATGCTACTACAGGTTCTTATATTGCTTTTGAAGGTCCTTACCAAGGTTACTAA
- a CDS encoding RNA polymerase sigma factor codes for MEINDSKLEINISKAKSGNQSAFRYLLDTFWSAVYNYQLKRTQSENEAEDITIQTFSKAFDKINTFDEKYVFKTWLIAISKNVHIDLLRKKNISIAADTSKEQEEKAYLVVDESPTPEDKIITEQNLAKLLRDIKQLKPKYQEVIQLRYFQELSYKEISEQINEPMNNVKVKLLRAKKLLAEIIKKS; via the coding sequence TTGGAAATAAACGATTCTAAACTAGAAATAAACATATCTAAAGCCAAAAGTGGAAATCAATCTGCTTTTAGGTATTTATTAGATACTTTTTGGTCTGCAGTTTATAATTATCAATTAAAACGTACGCAAAGCGAAAACGAAGCAGAAGATATTACTATTCAAACCTTTTCTAAAGCTTTTGATAAAATTAATACGTTTGACGAAAAATATGTTTTTAAAACTTGGCTTATTGCCATTTCTAAAAATGTTCATATCGATTTATTACGGAAAAAAAATATTTCTATCGCTGCAGATACTTCTAAAGAGCAAGAAGAAAAAGCTTATTTAGTGGTTGATGAAAGCCCTACCCCAGAAGACAAAATTATTACCGAACAAAATTTAGCAAAATTGTTAAGAGACATCAAACAATTAAAACCTAAATATCAAGAAGTAATTCAGTTACGTTATTTTCAAGAATTATCTTACAAAGAAATTTCAGAACAAATTAACGAACCTATGAATAACGTAAAAGTAAAATTATTAAGAGCAAAAAAATTATTAGCGGAGATCATTAAAAAATCTTAA
- a CDS encoding SCO family protein: MKKLKKRKIYSFFIVSLLLFLSCKKTDHKEISSKTDVLPYYNEASFTPKWIAAKSDQLKTFHTIPDFSLTDQNGVNITQKTFENKIYVADFFFTTCPGICPKMTSNMSLVQDAFKDDDNVLLLSHSVTPSIDSVAQLKKYALDKEIGKNWHLVTGDKKEIYDLGRKSYFVEEDLGKPKSIDDFLHTENFVLIDKNKHIRGIYNGLSKNSVKQLIADIKTLKLEI, translated from the coding sequence ATGAAAAAGTTGAAGAAAAGAAAGATATATAGTTTTTTTATAGTGAGTTTACTTCTTTTTTTAAGTTGTAAAAAAACAGATCATAAAGAAATTTCAAGTAAAACGGACGTTTTACCTTATTATAATGAAGCTTCATTTACACCTAAATGGATAGCTGCTAAAAGTGATCAATTAAAAACTTTTCATACCATTCCAGATTTTAGTTTGACAGATCAGAACGGAGTAAATATTACTCAAAAAACATTTGAAAATAAAATTTATGTAGCCGATTTTTTCTTTACCACGTGTCCTGGTATTTGCCCGAAAATGACAAGTAATATGTCTTTAGTACAAGATGCTTTTAAAGATGATGACAATGTTTTATTGCTTTCACATTCTGTAACGCCTAGCATAGATTCTGTAGCGCAGTTAAAAAAATATGCTTTAGATAAAGAAATTGGTAAGAACTGGCATTTGGTTACAGGTGATAAAAAAGAAATTTACGACTTAGGCAGAAAATCTTATTTTGTAGAAGAAGATTTAGGGAAACCAAAAAGCATTGATGATTTTTTACACACAGAAAACTTTGTACTTATTGATAAAAATAAACATATTAGAGGCATTTACAATGGTTTAAGCAAGAACTCTGTAAAACAATTAATTGCAGATATTAAAACATTAAAATTAGAAATATAG
- a CDS encoding CotH kinase family protein, which yields MKNYKIQLFSFVITLFIFSCTSDDVSDVTVDDTDDSNEVAVVIDDTDFEAIDWTEATHSKDVDPNISEVFEDNTVKRLDFVITEERWQTMLDDMENLYGTFGGSSAGGPGGAGGPGGAGGPGIVTTDIDEDPIFVPGEVFYEGKEWYRVGLRFKGNSSLKSSWEAGILKLSFKLDFDEFEDDYPQIKNQRFYGIKKLSLKNNYDDSSMLREKVATDVFRNAGLAASHTAFYTLYVDHGDGPQYFGLYTLVEEVDGSVLDTQFSDDDGNLYKPDGDAASFASGTFDEDEYVKKNNEDEADFSDVQSLLTIINDGTRTSDPEAWRTSLDAVFDTDIFLKYLAVNTVVQNWDTYGRMTHNYFLYNDPATSKLTWIPWDNNEALQTGKMGGSLPLNFSGLTASQWPLIGYMYQDEVYKEKYDAYVEEVINGAFNESTIQALYTSYAALVEEYATSEVSGYTFLNSSSDFQSAVSQLKSHATSRKAAVSAYLN from the coding sequence ATGAAAAATTATAAAATTCAATTATTCTCATTTGTGATTACACTTTTTATTTTTTCGTGTACAAGTGATGATGTTTCTGATGTTACAGTAGATGACACAGATGATAGTAATGAAGTTGCTGTAGTAATAGATGATACAGATTTTGAAGCAATAGATTGGACCGAAGCTACACATAGTAAAGATGTAGACCCAAATATTAGCGAAGTTTTTGAAGACAACACAGTAAAAAGGTTAGACTTTGTAATTACTGAAGAGCGTTGGCAAACCATGTTAGATGATATGGAAAACCTTTACGGCACATTTGGAGGAAGTTCTGCTGGTGGACCTGGAGGAGCTGGTGGTCCTGGTGGAGCAGGGGGACCTGGTATTGTTACAACTGATATAGATGAAGACCCTATTTTTGTACCAGGAGAAGTGTTTTATGAAGGGAAAGAATGGTATCGTGTTGGTTTGCGTTTTAAAGGAAATTCTAGCTTAAAAAGCAGTTGGGAAGCAGGGATTTTAAAATTATCATTTAAATTAGATTTTGATGAGTTTGAAGATGATTATCCTCAAATAAAGAATCAACGTTTTTACGGAATTAAGAAATTAAGCCTTAAAAATAATTATGATGATAGCTCTATGTTAAGAGAAAAGGTAGCCACAGATGTGTTTAGAAATGCTGGTTTAGCAGCATCTCACACCGCATTTTACACCTTATATGTAGATCATGGAGATGGACCACAGTATTTTGGATTGTATACTTTAGTTGAAGAAGTAGATGGAAGTGTTTTAGATACACAATTTTCTGATGATGACGGAAACTTATACAAACCAGATGGAGATGCAGCAAGTTTTGCAAGCGGAACTTTTGATGAAGATGAATATGTGAAAAAGAATAATGAAGATGAGGCAGATTTTTCTGATGTACAAAGTCTTTTAACAATTATAAATGATGGTACAAGAACTTCAGATCCTGAAGCTTGGAGAACCAGTTTAGATGCTGTTTTTGATACAGACATCTTTTTAAAATATTTAGCAGTAAACACAGTGGTTCAAAACTGGGATACGTATGGTAGAATGACACATAACTATTTCTTATACAATGATCCGGCTACGAGTAAATTAACTTGGATTCCTTGGGATAATAATGAAGCTTTACAAACTGGTAAAATGGGAGGTTCTTTACCTTTAAATTTCTCAGGCTTAACAGCGTCTCAATGGCCTTTAATTGGTTACATGTATCAAGATGAGGTTTATAAAGAAAAGTATGATGCGTATGTAGAAGAGGTTATAAATGGTGCGTTTAATGAAAGTACAATTCAGGCTTTATATACAAGTTATGCTGCTTTGGTAGAAGAATATGCAACATCAGAAGTTAGCGGGTATACTTTTTTAAATAGTAGTTCAGATTTTCAATCGGCAGTTAGCCAGTTAAAATCACATGCAACTTCTAGAAAAGCTGCAGTATCAGCTTATTTAAATTAA
- a CDS encoding Spy/CpxP family protein refolding chaperone: MKSKLLPILLILLLLLNGVLIFMVVKKPHENQRNNPTRNFLTEQLRFTETQKAAFRTLDTAHRQVMRGLEDQLKDQKDFLFDGFNKENFTIDSLTTKIGLIQAKKDAEVFSFFKQVRDICTADQVQKFDEIIKEAIRGGDRMPPNDGRMPPPHDNDRMPPPR, encoded by the coding sequence ATGAAATCAAAATTACTTCCAATTCTTCTTATTTTATTATTACTATTAAATGGTGTATTAATTTTTATGGTGGTAAAAAAGCCCCATGAAAATCAAAGAAATAATCCGACAAGAAATTTTTTAACAGAGCAATTGAGGTTTACCGAAACTCAAAAAGCGGCATTTAGAACTTTAGATACAGCGCATAGACAGGTAATGAGAGGTCTAGAAGATCAGCTTAAAGATCAAAAAGATTTTTTATTTGATGGCTTTAATAAAGAAAACTTTACAATTGATTCTTTAACCACAAAAATTGGACTTATACAAGCCAAAAAAGATGCAGAAGTTTTTTCATTTTTTAAACAGGTAAGAGATATTTGTACAGCAGATCAAGTGCAAAAGTTTGATGAAATAATTAAAGAAGCAATAAGAGGCGGAGATAGAATGCCGCCAAATGATGGTAGGATGCCTCCTCCTCATGATAACGATAGAATGCCACCACCGAGATAA
- a CDS encoding RNA polymerase sigma factor: protein MNEKSFIVELQAGKQAAFGQLLDDYQQKVFGTCISFIPNKEDAEDVAQEVFLEVFKSINKFKGDSKLSTWIYKIATNKCLEFIRKKNTKKRFAFMQTILGNEIPLDKTSYFTEVNHPGILLENQEKSAIIFKAINTLPEAQRVVFTLAKIDDKSYQEIVGITGKSLSSVESLMFRAKKGLQEKLENFYKSEN, encoded by the coding sequence TTGAACGAAAAATCTTTTATCGTAGAATTACAAGCCGGAAAACAAGCCGCATTTGGTCAACTTTTAGATGATTATCAGCAGAAAGTTTTTGGTACCTGTATTTCCTTTATTCCTAATAAAGAAGATGCAGAAGATGTTGCGCAAGAAGTTTTTTTAGAAGTGTTTAAGTCGATAAATAAATTTAAAGGAGATTCTAAATTATCTACTTGGATTTATAAAATAGCAACCAATAAGTGTTTAGAATTTATCAGAAAAAAGAATACTAAAAAAAGGTTTGCGTTTATGCAAACAATTTTAGGTAATGAAATACCTTTAGATAAAACCAGTTATTTTACAGAAGTTAATCATCCAGGAATTTTATTAGAGAATCAAGAAAAATCTGCCATCATCTTTAAGGCTATAAATACCTTGCCAGAAGCACAAAGAGTTGTTTTTACCTTGGCAAAGATTGATGATAAAAGCTATCAAGAAATTGTAGGAATTACAGGTAAAAGCTTGTCGTCAGTAGAGTCTTTAATGTTTCGAGCAAAGAAAGGATTACAAGAAAAATTAGAAAATTTTTATAAATCAGAAAATTAG
- a CDS encoding Nramp family divalent metal transporter, giving the protein MKKSFLHSLGPGLLFAGAAIGVSHLVQSTRAGAEFGFGLLWALLLVHIFKYPFFQFGPRYAAATGETLLEGYKKLGKGVLITYYILNFATMFTIQAAVTIVTAGLASQLFGITNDLVLWSTLIMFISLIFLVVGKYRLLDNLMKFIIIILTLSTILAVSIALFNTKDTFDVTQIIPSGAVELTFLIAFLGWMPAPLDVSIWHSIWSVEKDKTNVIKTKRTAAVFDFNVGYIATLFLGICFVLLGALVMYKSGETFSNKGGVFASQLIYLYTKNLGNFSYLLIAIAAFTTMFSTTITTMDASPRAMNRTTKLLFNKTFKFGYWFWIITLFLGTFLILKYFMDDMGLLIKIATILSFLTAPFYAILNYKLITGKHTPKEHQPGIYLRILSIAGIVFLIGFSIWFLSSISNFSS; this is encoded by the coding sequence ATGAAAAAATCCTTCTTACACTCTTTAGGACCAGGGTTATTATTTGCAGGCGCTGCTATAGGTGTTTCTCATTTAGTACAGTCTACCAGAGCTGGGGCAGAATTTGGCTTTGGTTTACTATGGGCATTGTTGCTAGTGCATATCTTTAAATATCCTTTTTTTCAATTTGGTCCACGTTATGCGGCTGCAACAGGAGAAACCCTACTAGAAGGCTACAAAAAATTAGGAAAAGGTGTTTTAATAACATACTACATTCTTAATTTTGCAACTATGTTTACCATACAAGCAGCGGTAACAATTGTTACTGCTGGTTTAGCATCGCAACTTTTTGGCATTACCAATGATTTAGTTTTGTGGTCTACCTTAATTATGTTTATCAGTTTGATATTCTTAGTAGTTGGTAAATATAGATTGTTAGATAATTTAATGAAGTTTATCATCATTATTTTAACTCTTAGCACCATTTTGGCAGTAAGTATTGCTTTGTTTAATACTAAAGATACTTTTGATGTTACTCAGATTATTCCATCTGGAGCCGTAGAACTTACTTTTTTAATTGCTTTTTTAGGATGGATGCCTGCACCCTTAGATGTTTCTATTTGGCATTCTATTTGGTCTGTAGAAAAAGACAAAACAAACGTTATAAAAACCAAAAGAACAGCAGCTGTTTTTGATTTTAATGTTGGTTATATAGCCACTTTATTTTTAGGTATTTGCTTTGTGCTTTTAGGTGCTTTGGTAATGTATAAATCCGGAGAAACATTTTCTAATAAAGGAGGTGTCTTTGCTTCTCAATTGATTTATCTATACACAAAAAATTTAGGTAATTTTTCTTATCTACTTATTGCTATTGCTGCTTTTACAACCATGTTTAGCACTACAATTACAACCATGGATGCTTCTCCTAGGGCAATGAATAGAACTACAAAACTATTATTTAATAAGACGTTTAAATTTGGATATTGGTTTTGGATCATCACCTTGTTTTTAGGCACTTTTTTAATCTTAAAATATTTTATGGATGATATGGGGCTACTTATAAAAATAGCCACTATTTTATCTTTTTTAACAGCGCCTTTTTACGCCATTTTAAACTACAAATTAATTACAGGTAAACACACTCCTAAAGAACATCAACCAGGTATTTATTTAAGAATCTTAAGTATTGCCGGCATTGTCTTCTTAATCGGATTTAGTATTTGGTTTTTAAGCAGTATTTCAAACTTTTCTTCGTAA
- a CDS encoding toxin-antitoxin system YwqK family antitoxin, which translates to MRFLTLLFPLFLICVIGCNSSTNSAKKDAVVKKVEINSEIVVHKDSLVLNGNEGNWYYKNTLFNGFAVKYHANDTLKEKTGFYNGKKEGVYKVWFKSGVLKMASHYQQNVLVGSYKAWWQNGTLAFDANYKMGKLEGVERQWYSDGTMSKERHLLKGSENGLQRAWLQNGKIYVNYEAKNGRTFGMKRANLCYQLKNEKVEEKKDI; encoded by the coding sequence ATGAGGTTTTTAACATTATTATTTCCCCTTTTTTTAATTTGTGTTATTGGTTGTAATTCTTCAACCAATAGTGCAAAAAAGGATGCTGTTGTAAAAAAAGTAGAAATCAACAGTGAGATTGTTGTTCATAAAGACAGCTTAGTTTTAAATGGTAATGAAGGGAATTGGTATTATAAGAATACCCTTTTTAACGGATTTGCAGTAAAATATCACGCCAATGATACTTTAAAAGAAAAAACCGGTTTTTACAATGGTAAAAAAGAAGGTGTTTACAAAGTTTGGTTTAAAAGTGGTGTTTTAAAAATGGCTTCGCATTATCAACAAAACGTACTTGTAGGGAGTTATAAAGCTTGGTGGCAAAACGGAACTTTAGCTTTTGATGCAAACTATAAAATGGGTAAGTTAGAAGGAGTAGAGCGCCAATGGTACTCAGATGGAACAATGTCTAAAGAAAGACATTTATTAAAGGGAAGTGAAAATGGTTTGCAAAGAGCTTGGTTACAAAATGGTAAGATTTATGTAAACTATGAAGCTAAAAATGGTAGAACCTTTGGTATGAAGCGTGCAAATTTATGTTATCAATTAAAAAATGAAAAAGTTGAAGAAAAGAAAGATATATAG